The sequence CGCACATGATGCTGGAGGGCATCGCCATCGCGTCCTACGCGCTGGGCGTGCACACCTGCTACGTGTACCTGCGCGGCGAGTTCAAGTTCCCGGCGCAGCGCTGCCAGGCCGCCATCGACGAGGCCTACAAGGCGGGCATCTTCGGCAAGAAGCTGATGGGCAAGGACTTCGAGCTGAACGTCTACCTCGTGCGCGGCGCGGGCGCGTACATCTGCGGCGAGGAGACGGCGCTCTTGGAGAGCCTGGAGGGCAAGAAGGGCTGGCCCCGCCTGAAGCCTCCGTTCCCCGCGGTGGTGGGCCTGTTCGGCAGCCCCACGGTGGTGAACAACGTGGAGACGCTCGCCAGCGTGCCCGCCGTGTTCCAGCAGGGCGCGGAGGCCTACGCGAAGCTGGGCACGGACAAGTCCGGCGGCACGCGCCTCGTCTGCCTCTCCGGTTCGGTGAACCGGCCGGGCGTGTACGAGGTCTCCATGTTCACCACGCTCTCCGAGCTCATCTACGACGACAAGTACGGCCGGGGCATGCCGGCGGGCCGCAAGGTGAAGGCGGTGATTCCCGGCGGCTCCTCGGCGCCGGTGCTGGGCGCGGACGAGCTGGACGTGGCCATGGAGTTCGAGGCCCTCAAGGTGAAGCAGACCATGGCGGGCTCCGGCGGCGTCATCGTCATGGACGACGCCACCTGCATGGTGCGCAGCCTCTGGCGCGTGGCCCGCTTCTACGCGGAAGAGTCCTGCGGCCAGTGCACGCCGTGCCGCGAGGGCACGCCGTGGCAGACGCGCCTTCTGCGCAAGATTGAAGAGGGCCGCGGCGAGCCGGGAGACGTGGACATGCTGTCCAACGTCGCCTCGTCCATCGCCCCCTACCCGCCCATCGGTCTGGGCAACACCATCTGCGCGCTCGGCGACGCGGCCGCGCTGCCCACGCACTCGTTCCTCATGCGGTTCCGGGACGAGTTCGAGGCCCACATCCGGGAGAAGCGCTGCCCGTTCGGCGACAAGCCCTGGGGTTCGTTCGGAGACTGGTCTTGAACATCGAGCTCATCCTCTTCGGAGCGTTCGCGCTCCTGACGCTGCTGTCGGCCGGGCTGGTCATCTTCGCGCGCAGCCCCATCAACTCGGCCATGGCGCTGGTGTCCACGTTCTTCTTCCTGGCCGGCATCTACGTGCTGCTCTGGGCGCACACCGTGGCGGTGGTGCAGGTGCTCGTCTACGCGGGCGCCATCATGGTGCTGTTCCTCTTCGTCATCATGCTGCTCAACCTCGGTGAGTCCCCCACGCGAGGCCGGCCCACGCTGGCGCGCCTGGCCGGTGGCGCGGCGACGGTGGGCCTGCTGGCGGTGCTGGTCATCACCCTGCTCAAGCTGCCGCAGACGACGGGCGGCGTGCCGGTGGAGGCGCAGGCCACCTTCGGCACCATGGCGAGCCTGGGCCAGGTCATCTTCACCCAGTGGCTCTTCCCCTTCGAAGCGGTGAGCCTCCTGCTGCTGGTGGCGATGGTGGGCGCGGTCGTGGTGGCCAAGTCGCGAATCTGATCGCCGTTTCCGGACAACTTTCTGTGCTACATGGCGGCGCAGGGTAGCCGCTCGCGAGGCCCCGAATCGGCCCATGGTCCCCATCACCTATTACCTCCTGCTTGCCGCCGCGCTGTTCTGCATGGGCATGTTCGGCGTGCTGGTGCGCCGCAACGCCCTGGTCGTCTTCATGTGCGTGGAGCTGATGCTCAACGCGGCGAACCTGACGTTCCTGTCCTTCGCGCGCATGCGCGGTGACAGCATCGGCCACGTGTCCGCCTTCTTCGTCATCGCCGTCGCGGCGGCGGAGGCGGCCATCGGCCTGGCCATCGTCATCGCCGTCTTCCGCAGCCGTGGCAGCGTCCTGGTGGAAGACATCCGGACGATGAAGCACTGACGCCCGCCCCGCCAGGAGCCTTCCTCCCATGAACCTTGCCGAATTCTTCCAGGTGGCGCCGGTCGCTCCGGAATTGCTGGCGCCCTCCCTGTGGCTCATCATCGCGCTGCCCCTGTTGGGCGCGTTCATCTGTGGCGTGTTCGGCCGGATGCTGGGCCGGGCCAACGTCCACCTCATCGCCTGCTCCGCGGTGGCCGGCGCCTTCGTGCTGAGCGTGCTGGCCTTCTGGGCCACCAGCCACACCAGCTCGGGCGAGGGCGCGCGGCGGCTGCTCGCCTTCTACCGGAACCCGTTCGGCATCGAGTCCGACTTCGTCCGCTACGCGCTGGCGTACGACTACGGCACCTGGTTCTCCGCGGGCGACTTCCGGGTGAACTTCGGGCTGGCGGTGGACCACCTGTCCGGAATCCTCCTGCTGGTCATCACCGGCGTGGGCTTCCTCATCCACCTGTACTCCACCAGCTACATGGAGCACGACGACGGCTACTGGCGGTACTTCGCGTACCTCAACCTCTTCGTCGCGGCGATGCTGACGCTGGTGCTGGCCGACAACCTCGTCCTGCTCTTCGTGGGCTGGGAGGGCGTGGGCATGGCCTCGTACCTGCTCATCGGCTTCTGGTACACGGACCCGGCCAAGGCGTGGGCAGGACGCAAGGCCTTCGTCACCAACCGCATCGGCGACTTCGCCTTCCTCATCGCCACGTTCCTCCTGGTGCTGCTCGTCTCGGCCTTCACGCGTCAGGCGAACGCCGCCGACTACGCCACCGCCGGCAGCAGCGTGGAGCGCTACCAGTCCGCACTGCAGGACCGGGGCCCGCTCACCTTCAAGGGCCTGGAGAAGATGGCCGAGGGCCTGGTGGACACCGGCGCCGACAAGGTGGACCTGTCCACTCCCATCGAGGCGGGCCCGCTGGCGGGCTACACCTTCGGCGGGGTGATGACGGTGGCGCTGCTGCTGTTCCTCCTGGGCGCGGCGGGCAAGAGCGCTCAGCTGCCGCTCTACGTCTGGCTGCCGGACGCCATGGCCGGCCCGACGCCGGTCTCCGCCCTCATCCACGCCGCGACGATGGTGACCGCGGGCGTGTACCTCTTCAGCCGCATGGCCGCGCTGCTGGTGCTGAGCCCCACCGCCATGGCCACCGTGGCCATCATCGGCGCGCTCACCTCGCTGCTCGCGGCGCTCATCGCCTTCGCGCAGGACGACATCAAGAAGGTGCTCGCCTACTCCACGGTGTCCCAGCTGGGCATCATGTTCATGGGCGTGGGCGCGGGCATCTTCTGGGCGGCGGTGCTGCACCTGGTGACGCACGCGTTCTTCAAGGCCTGCCTCTTCCTCGGCGCCGGCAGCGTGATGCACGGCAACGGCGACGAGACGGACATCAAGAAGCTGGGCGGCCTGCGCCACGAGATGAAGTGGACGTGGGGCACCTTCCTGGTGGCCACGCTGGCGATTACGGGCATCTTCCCGCTGTCCGGCTTCTTCTCGAAGGACGCCATCCTCCACGGCGTGCACCACAACCACCTGGAGGGCCTGCACTGGGTCTCCAGCGCCGTCTACTACCTGGGCCTGGTCATCGCCGCGAGCACGGCCTTCTACATGACGCGCCTGTACCTGCTCACCTTCGAGGGACCCCGCTCGAAGGAGGCCCGGGTGGCGCACGCGCACGAGAGCGCCTGGCAGATGACGCTGCCGCTGGTGGTGCTGGCGGTGCTCAGCGTGGTGGCGGCGGTCTACGCCTTCCCGCTGATGAAGTCGTCCTCGGGCCAGCCGCAGGCGGTGTTCGAGAACTTCCTCAGCCCGGTGTTCGGCGCCATGAACCGCATCACCAACGCGGCGAAGACGGTGGAGCTGGACACGAGCGTCCCGCACCTGGGCGACTACGTCTTCGCCTGGCTCGTGGCGCTGACGGGCGGCGCGCTGGCGGGCTTCCTGTACCTGAAGTTCTTCCCGGCGCGCGCGGGCCAGCCGGCTCCGGCCTTTGCCCGGGCGGTGCGCCGCGCGGCGCAGAACAAGTTCTACGTGGATGAGCTGTACGAGCTCATCGTCATCCGGCCCGTGAAGTTCCTGAGCTTCATCCTCTTCCGTGTGGTGGACGCGCTCCTCATCGACACCGTCGCGGTGCGCGGCACGGCGTGGGTGACGGCTCGCGTGGGCAGCGCCCTGCGCTACGTGCAGACGGGCGACGCCCAGGCCTACGCCGCAGTGATGGCCCTCGCCCTGCTGGGCGGCGTGGCCTACGCCCTCATCCAGGTGCTGCAATGAGCTTCTTCGACACCCACCTGCTCAACCTCGTCGTCTTCCTGCCGCTCGTGTT comes from Pyxidicoccus parkwaysis and encodes:
- the nuoF gene encoding NADH-quinone oxidoreductase subunit NuoF, whose product is MASTAKAIEPIISAAWGKPQSWTLDSYRKRGGYEALKKALEMQPAAIIDEVKKSNLRGRGGAGFPTGLKWSFVPKDSPKPKYLAVNGDESEPGTFKDRYILEDDPHMMLEGIAIASYALGVHTCYVYLRGEFKFPAQRCQAAIDEAYKAGIFGKKLMGKDFELNVYLVRGAGAYICGEETALLESLEGKKGWPRLKPPFPAVVGLFGSPTVVNNVETLASVPAVFQQGAEAYAKLGTDKSGGTRLVCLSGSVNRPGVYEVSMFTTLSELIYDDKYGRGMPAGRKVKAVIPGGSSAPVLGADELDVAMEFEALKVKQTMAGSGGVIVMDDATCMVRSLWRVARFYAEESCGQCTPCREGTPWQTRLLRKIEEGRGEPGDVDMLSNVASSIAPYPPIGLGNTICALGDAAALPTHSFLMRFRDEFEAHIREKRCPFGDKPWGSFGDWS
- the nuoL gene encoding NADH-quinone oxidoreductase subunit L, producing the protein MNLAEFFQVAPVAPELLAPSLWLIIALPLLGAFICGVFGRMLGRANVHLIACSAVAGAFVLSVLAFWATSHTSSGEGARRLLAFYRNPFGIESDFVRYALAYDYGTWFSAGDFRVNFGLAVDHLSGILLLVITGVGFLIHLYSTSYMEHDDGYWRYFAYLNLFVAAMLTLVLADNLVLLFVGWEGVGMASYLLIGFWYTDPAKAWAGRKAFVTNRIGDFAFLIATFLLVLLVSAFTRQANAADYATAGSSVERYQSALQDRGPLTFKGLEKMAEGLVDTGADKVDLSTPIEAGPLAGYTFGGVMTVALLLFLLGAAGKSAQLPLYVWLPDAMAGPTPVSALIHAATMVTAGVYLFSRMAALLVLSPTAMATVAIIGALTSLLAALIAFAQDDIKKVLAYSTVSQLGIMFMGVGAGIFWAAVLHLVTHAFFKACLFLGAGSVMHGNGDETDIKKLGGLRHEMKWTWGTFLVATLAITGIFPLSGFFSKDAILHGVHHNHLEGLHWVSSAVYYLGLVIAASTAFYMTRLYLLTFEGPRSKEARVAHAHESAWQMTLPLVVLAVLSVVAAVYAFPLMKSSSGQPQAVFENFLSPVFGAMNRITNAAKTVELDTSVPHLGDYVFAWLVALTGGALAGFLYLKFFPARAGQPAPAFARAVRRAAQNKFYVDELYELIVIRPVKFLSFILFRVVDALLIDTVAVRGTAWVTARVGSALRYVQTGDAQAYAAVMALALLGGVAYALIQVLQ
- the nuoK gene encoding NADH-quinone oxidoreductase subunit NuoK, which encodes MVPITYYLLLAAALFCMGMFGVLVRRNALVVFMCVELMLNAANLTFLSFARMRGDSIGHVSAFFVIAVAAAEAAIGLAIVIAVFRSRGSVLVEDIRTMKH
- a CDS encoding NADH-quinone oxidoreductase subunit J family protein, which produces MNIELILFGAFALLTLLSAGLVIFARSPINSAMALVSTFFFLAGIYVLLWAHTVAVVQVLVYAGAIMVLFLFVIMLLNLGESPTRGRPTLARLAGGAATVGLLAVLVITLLKLPQTTGGVPVEAQATFGTMASLGQVIFTQWLFPFEAVSLLLLVAMVGAVVVAKSRI